In Anaerohalosphaeraceae bacterium, a single window of DNA contains:
- a CDS encoding sulfide/dihydroorotate dehydrogenase-like FAD/NAD-binding protein — protein sequence MYKILSKKQLSENVFQMEVEAPYVARARKPGQFVIVSVDEEGGERIPLTIAGADEKKGTIRLIFQRVGKATAQMADLKEGDSLGYVAGPLGKPTHIDKFGVCVCVGGGIGIAPLLPIAEALKKAGNRVVSILGARTKELLILEEEFRRFSDELIVVTDDGSYGRKALVTEPLGEICWREPKPDFVIAIGPTIMMKFCCETTRPFGIPTQVSLNTIMVDGTGMCGGCRVEVGGKTQFVCVDGPEFDGHQVNFDLMMKRMAAYKDLEQRAYEEYRQHRCKIGLDQTKRSS from the coding sequence GTGTATAAAATCTTATCCAAAAAGCAGTTGTCTGAAAATGTTTTTCAGATGGAGGTGGAAGCGCCGTATGTAGCCCGGGCTCGGAAGCCGGGGCAGTTTGTGATTGTTTCGGTGGATGAAGAGGGCGGGGAACGGATTCCGCTGACGATTGCCGGAGCGGATGAGAAGAAGGGGACGATTCGGCTGATTTTTCAGCGGGTGGGCAAGGCGACGGCTCAGATGGCGGATTTGAAGGAGGGCGACAGCCTGGGTTATGTAGCGGGGCCGCTGGGCAAGCCGACTCATATTGACAAGTTCGGTGTCTGTGTCTGTGTGGGCGGGGGGATTGGGATTGCCCCGCTTCTGCCGATTGCCGAGGCGCTCAAGAAGGCGGGCAACCGGGTTGTCAGCATCCTGGGGGCGAGAACAAAGGAACTGCTGATTTTGGAGGAGGAATTCCGGCGGTTCAGTGACGAGTTAATTGTGGTGACAGATGATGGTTCTTATGGGCGCAAGGCGCTGGTGACGGAGCCGCTGGGGGAGATCTGCTGGCGGGAGCCCAAGCCCGACTTTGTGATTGCCATCGGTCCGACGATTATGATGAAGTTCTGCTGCGAGACGACGCGACCCTTCGGGATTCCCACGCAGGTTTCGCTGAATACGATTATGGTGGACGGGACGGGGATGTGCGGCGGGTGCCGGGTGGAGGTGGGCGGCAAGACGCAGTTTGTCTGTGTGGACGGACCGGAGTTTGACGGCCATCAGGTCAATTTTGATTTGATGATGAAGCGCATGGCCGCCTA